In Cottoperca gobio chromosome 1, fCotGob3.1, whole genome shotgun sequence, a genomic segment contains:
- the gcgrb gene encoding glucagon receptor isoform X2, whose amino-acid sequence MDSREQPSMSPAHGSCPGTTKSRRVWSTESAVKRVNGHKRIPANVRTTLQQYGRILSQLRIMYTVGYSLSLGALLLALGILITFRKLHCMRNNIHMNLFASFILRAVSILVKDTLLTLTLDPRSGSDTRTQAWVNIPAVTWCRGAMVMMQYSVMANNYWLLVEGIYLHSLLVITVFSERKYFYIYLAIGWGAPLIFVLPWITVKYLYENEECWERNINMGYWWIIRSPILFAYLINFFIFIRIIKILMSKLRAHQMRYTDYKFRLAKSTLILIPLLGIHAILFTFVIDESVPKGSMLRLIRLFCDLLFNSFQGLLVAILYCFVNKEVQSEMLKKWRRWKLGKDIDEEYRHTHSHTPHIKSGSIGTGNLPYLQDNNASDPGGDSPRLDKADPSCSIPPEENRRLVVSYSNGTGKSGTAKSRHSLQFSFLPHRGTGSNVSTATEDVCLEEKVQCRTNALEGEETNV is encoded by the exons TCCCGCAGGGTCTGGTCTACAGAGTCTGCAGTGAAGAGGGTCAATGGGCACAAAAGAATACCAGCGAATGTGAGGACGACCCTG cagcagtatGGCCGCATCCTCAGTCAGTTACGGATCATGTATACAGTGGGATACTCGCTCTCCTTGGGAGCTCTGCTACTGGCTCTGGGTATCCTCATCACCTTCAG GAAGCTCCACTGTATGAGgaacaacatccacatgaacCTGTTTGCCTCCTTCATCCTGAGAGCCGTGTCCATCCTGGTCAAAGACACCCTGCTGACCCTCACACTGGACCCCAGGAGCGGCAGTGACACCCGGACACAAGCCTGGGTCAACATACCG GCTGTTACGTGGTGTCGTGGTGCCATGGTGATGATGCAGTACAGCGTAATGGCCAACAACTATTGGCTGTTGGTGGAGGGCATCTACCTGCACAGCCTGCTAGTCATCACCGTTTTCAGCGAGAGGAAGTACTTCTACATTTATTTGGCCATTGGCTGGG GTGCACCACTCATATTTGTGTTGCCGTGGATCACAGTGAAATATCTGTATGAGAATGAGGA gtgctggGAGAGGAATATCAACATGGGATATTGGTGGATCATCCGTTCTCCTATACTTTTTGCTTATCTG aTTAATTTCTTCATATTCATAAGGATTATCAAAATCCTGATGTCTAAACTCAGAGCTCATCAGATGAGATACACTGACTACAAGTTCAG ATTAGCAAAGTCCACTCTGATTCTCATTCCTCTGCTCGGGATTCATGCCATCCTCTTCACCTTCGTCATCGACGAGTCGGTCCCTAAAGGCTCCATGCTGCGCCTCATTCGCCTCTTCTGCGACCTGCTGTTCAACTCTTTCCAG GGCCTGCTGGTTGCCATTCTGTACTGCTTCGTCAACAAAGAG GTGCAGTCGGAGATGCTGAAAAAGTGGAGGAGGTGGAAACTGGGTAAGGACATCGACGAGGAGTACCGCCACACCCACAGCCACACGCCACACATCAAGAGCGGCAGCATCGGCACCGGCAATCTGCCCTATCTCCAGGACAACAACGCCAGCGACCCCGGCGGCGACTCTCCTCGCCTCGACAAAGCTGACCCCTCCTGCTCCATTCCACCCGAGGAGAACCGCAGACTAGTCGTCTCCTACAGCAACGGGACGGGGAAGAGTGGGACCGCCAAGAGCAGACACAGCCTGCAGTTCTCTTTCCTGCCACACCGAGGCACCGGCAGTAACGTCAGCACTGCCACCGAGGACGTGTGTCTGGAGGAGAAGGTGCAGTGCCGCACAAACGCTCTGGAAGGAGAGGAGACTAATGTCTGA